The Halomicronema hongdechloris C2206 genome includes a window with the following:
- a CDS encoding Mov34/MPN/PAD-1 family protein — MASYSKQGSKFKALVYEGELQRISGWVEEYPNLETGGDLFGFWTHSGFPVVQFVLGPGSKSRHNPTSFYQDKDYLVESGSLLRSKHGLQHIGEWHSHHQLGLAQPSQGDENTVFRALEKYKFPKFLLFIANLRPNSGSRCQRSKWTVNVGSFLFTRSIPKYQVGQWVVLPENSPIRSTLHQSWPQSSSFEKTCLSNSWKVDQTSLEAEILEPTQPIEIAEYLWYSKPEGQNLLKEIDSDLKQVFKDCQMFRTVTGSIYFTFKYGLDYWRVNLPNNFPDSSPTLQVNEGEPISIEEYSSQTNLINDLKIYLKIRMK; from the coding sequence ATGGCTAGCTATAGCAAGCAGGGATCTAAATTTAAAGCCCTAGTCTATGAAGGTGAATTACAACGTATTTCTGGTTGGGTTGAGGAATATCCGAATTTAGAAACGGGTGGAGATCTATTTGGATTCTGGACACATTCTGGATTCCCAGTTGTTCAATTTGTATTGGGTCCTGGCTCAAAAAGTAGACATAACCCAACCAGTTTTTACCAAGATAAAGATTACTTGGTTGAAAGTGGTAGTCTTCTCAGGAGTAAGCATGGCTTACAACATATTGGAGAGTGGCATTCTCATCATCAACTTGGATTGGCTCAACCTAGTCAAGGAGATGAAAATACAGTTTTTAGAGCATTAGAAAAATACAAATTTCCCAAGTTTTTACTTTTCATTGCGAATTTAAGACCTAACTCAGGAAGTCGTTGCCAAAGAAGCAAATGGACGGTCAATGTAGGGAGCTTTTTATTCACCCGATCTATACCTAAGTATCAGGTTGGCCAATGGGTAGTTTTACCAGAAAATAGTCCAATTCGGTCAACTTTACATCAGAGCTGGCCTCAAAGTTCATCCTTTGAAAAAACTTGCCTCTCAAATAGTTGGAAGGTTGACCAAACCTCACTGGAAGCTGAAATCCTGGAGCCAACTCAACCAATTGAAATCGCTGAATATCTGTGGTACTCGAAACCAGAGGGACAAAATTTGCTGAAGGAAATTGATTCCGACCTAAAACAAGTCTTTAAAGACTGCCAAATGTTTCGAACAGTCACAGGAAGTATTTACTTTACTTTCAAATATGGTCTGGATTACTGGCGAGTTAACTTACCTAATAACTTTCCTGATTCATCACCAACATTACAAGTTAACGAGGGGGAACCAATATCGATTGAAGAGTATTCTAGCCAAACAAACTTAATAAATGATTTGAAAATATACTTAAAAATTCGAATGAAATAA
- a CDS encoding HesA/MoeB/ThiF family protein has product MNSYLVYMHQEQVQAIYQNFIASGINTIRGIAFEFDDGDVFHIYTSEPKTQISGYPCASLIQFLDRLPTNEAGLAMAKQLRNTMQNNGVNSSRHILIILFSIEDGQLKHHVFASRAEGEFQEGVMKFLPGRSELYSRSKGILETSILENCKVGIVGLGSGGSSIAVELAKAGIGNFVLIDYDRLELANIARHVCGTGDLGRYKTKAVKDALYGKNPHIQVDSAELDINENLEQTKILLKDCNLIIAATDNDRSRFNLNSISLEYRIPTIFGRALTRAIGGDVLRVRPHQGPCLRCIFTKDFLATRKQEISTSTQARKDTPAYVSDEEVNATVQVGLSSDIVPISNMVVKLALVELSKGRASGIASLEEDLIANFYIWANRREQTYAEWPKMEYGSRTPSILRWYGAKWERNATCPACNEDHELLDEEDNIFAS; this is encoded by the coding sequence ATGAATTCATATCTTGTCTACATGCACCAGGAGCAAGTCCAAGCGATCTACCAAAACTTTATTGCTTCTGGAATAAACACAATTCGTGGAATTGCGTTTGAGTTTGATGACGGTGATGTTTTTCATATTTATACATCAGAACCCAAAACTCAGATCTCTGGTTATCCCTGTGCTTCCCTCATTCAATTTCTAGATCGATTACCTACCAACGAAGCAGGTCTAGCGATGGCTAAACAGCTTCGTAACACAATGCAAAATAATGGTGTCAATTCTTCTAGACATATATTGATTATTCTATTCTCAATAGAGGATGGTCAGTTAAAGCATCATGTTTTCGCGAGTAGAGCTGAAGGCGAATTCCAAGAAGGAGTTATGAAATTTCTTCCTGGGAGATCCGAGCTTTATTCTCGCAGTAAAGGAATCTTGGAAACTTCAATCTTAGAGAACTGCAAAGTTGGGATTGTTGGCCTGGGTAGTGGTGGTTCTAGTATTGCAGTAGAACTGGCTAAAGCAGGAATTGGTAATTTTGTGTTGATTGACTATGATCGACTGGAATTAGCCAACATTGCTAGGCATGTTTGTGGGACAGGTGATCTTGGTCGTTATAAAACTAAGGCGGTCAAAGATGCACTATATGGCAAGAATCCTCACATTCAGGTTGACAGCGCCGAGCTCGATATTAACGAAAATTTAGAGCAAACCAAAATACTGCTTAAAGACTGCAATTTAATTATTGCAGCTACTGACAACGATCGCAGTCGTTTCAATTTAAATAGTATTTCCTTGGAATATAGAATTCCTACTATTTTTGGTAGAGCATTAACTCGTGCTATTGGAGGTGATGTTCTAAGAGTCCGCCCTCATCAAGGACCTTGTTTAAGATGTATTTTTACCAAAGATTTTCTAGCAACCCGTAAACAGGAAATATCCACGTCTACCCAGGCTAGGAAAGATACACCAGCCTATGTCTCAGATGAAGAGGTTAACGCAACTGTTCAAGTTGGATTGTCTTCTGATATTGTGCCCATCTCAAACATGGTTGTGAAACTGGCATTAGTAGAGCTGTCTAAAGGTCGAGCCAGTGGCATTGCTTCCCTAGAAGAAGATTTGATTGCGAACTTTTACATTTGGGCTAATCGGCGTGAGCAAACCTATGCTGAATGGCCAAAGATGGAATATGGTTCAAGAACACCCTCTATCCTGCGGTGGTACGGTGCAAAGTGGGAGCGCAACGCAACTTGCCCCGCCTGTAACGAAGACCATGAACTACTGGATGAGGAAGACAATATTTTTGCTAGTTAA
- a CDS encoding CHAT domain-containing protein yields MNDFEAAQLLQQGIQHFRVGQLDLAADSFREALRISKVLGNRAVEGVALTVLGNVYLNQNKYQQAIEAQEQALALSKETGNYAGQGAALGGLGLAYLKQGQTQRGAEHLEDALPIFKQIGDRAGECQVLSGLGNAYTQSEEYATAVKYLQQALTAAREIGNPVGEATALGGLGEVYLKQGQYQKAIESLKPVLPIFQEMGNRPWQGETHINLAKAYDNLQQYTEAITHYEQAFNIFQDLGDRNKVGNLLLNLGIDQGQLGQYSESASSYQRALSTFQDDGDQAGEGKALLNLGITCSYLAQYSEGIRFLSQALSIFQHLGDLRSQGIVLERLSYTHMGSGQFTEAISFFQQGLDIVRMSCDRLTEGTILSNLGYALTQTGEYQQALEHLNQALSIAHELENSILKGQALSFLGNLYLDQGKYQEAIETQRYALSILRKTNNALGQAAALGCIGLAHLQQSQYQEGIKHLEEALPIFKQTRYRFGECQTLNGLGNAYTQLQDYPSAIDYFQQALKIAKEIGNCVGEATALSGLGDAYLQHGQYQEAIDALQSIIPILPEIGDRQLEQTIYINLGKVYTELKQFKAAIQSFEKSLKITRELGARIEELLALSSLSTLNFEAKRFESTIKYSRQILTLLDKKSDTELNLENEVKLNILSEAKYNIGTAHLYKQKGIRTDNLELAIRYLKEALQGYSRDNLSSEWAKAHNNLSIAYLDRIRGGKAENIENSIKHSKNTLEVYTIEEYPEEWARTQLNLGHAYLARILGEKVANLQESIGFCQRALSVFTQKESPEYWAKSQSNLGAAYATLAKQSSLKVGFLDYVKQGKPKVTSENFSNFSTSNYEEVKHKFLEKAIESFTLALQFLDETNSPFDWAQVQMNLGAAFLDKSEIIELKEKDRLIDLAINSFDSALRVFTPIKTPEKWAEVNNHMAVAYIKRLKSETGDKAEIFSNSVVRFQDTLQIYTREAFPQKYAEAQHNLGRAYKYAENYSAAYDAFYEVIETLDYLRSEISPKSGIQEDKQKLTEAWNHVYQEMVQLCLKLDKPIEAIEYVERSKTKSLVELLTNKENYYEHETSLSRIRDVGRISFADIQDLIDDQTAIIEWYIAERQIIAFLITRQAPHPIIWKSSSENWATWLDAYFTYSLAYQIGKEKKKVEEGKREAQLLGEGEKEPESFLYSFYSELVKQYKKEEQWSPELENRFGNWKQTFEHKLKNIAKALHIDELLEKIPLRCDQLIMIPNRWLHLIPLHALPISNSPEEDETELYLLDKFSGGIRYAPSCQLLKLSQHQARPNFEKFFAFHNPGSALAFSNLEVENICSFFSSSQVRFRKTSTKSILDLQDGLQDSQKNHGIHEAHCVHFACHGEYNLDFPLESKLILAQDDKANGDLTLEEIFELRLDQCRLVTLSACETGVVMEFFSNSDEYITLASGFLCAGSSSVVSSLWTVDDLATALLMIRFYENLQTGCEVPFALNQAQQWLRNLTIKDLNKLLKKSQQSLSPTIRMLLRQQQRQWSNQFSEDYRLFRSPYYWAAFCAIGQ; encoded by the coding sequence ATGAATGACTTTGAAGCAGCTCAGTTACTACAGCAAGGTATTCAGCATTTCCGGGTTGGTCAATTGGATCTAGCCGCCGATTCCTTTCGTGAAGCCTTAAGGATATCCAAAGTTCTTGGAAACCGCGCTGTTGAGGGAGTAGCTCTCACTGTTCTGGGCAATGTCTACCTTAACCAAAACAAATACCAGCAAGCGATTGAAGCTCAGGAACAAGCCCTAGCGCTCTCCAAAGAGACTGGTAACTATGCCGGACAGGGAGCAGCCCTAGGTGGATTAGGATTGGCTTACCTTAAGCAAGGTCAAACTCAACGAGGTGCTGAGCATCTTGAAGACGCATTACCCATCTTCAAACAAATTGGCGATCGCGCGGGAGAATGTCAGGTGTTGAGTGGGTTGGGAAATGCCTATACCCAATCAGAAGAATATGCAACCGCAGTGAAGTACCTTCAGCAAGCACTAACAGCTGCTAGGGAAATCGGCAATCCTGTCGGGGAGGCCACAGCTTTGGGTGGCTTAGGAGAGGTTTACCTTAAGCAAGGTCAATATCAAAAAGCCATTGAGTCTTTGAAGCCGGTGTTACCCATCTTCCAGGAAATGGGCAATCGCCCATGGCAAGGAGAAACCCATATTAACCTGGCAAAGGCCTACGACAATTTGCAGCAGTACACAGAGGCAATTACTCATTATGAACAGGCCTTCAACATTTTTCAAGATTTGGGCGATCGCAATAAAGTCGGCAATCTACTGCTTAATCTGGGCATTGATCAGGGGCAACTGGGTCAATATTCTGAGTCTGCCTCCTCCTATCAAAGAGCTTTATCAACTTTCCAGGATGACGGTGATCAAGCGGGAGAAGGAAAGGCTCTGCTGAATTTGGGCATTACCTGCTCTTATCTGGCGCAATATTCAGAAGGAATCCGTTTCCTGAGTCAAGCCCTTAGCATTTTCCAGCATCTGGGTGATCTGAGGAGTCAAGGAATCGTTTTAGAGCGTCTGAGCTATACCCACATGGGATCAGGCCAGTTCACAGAAGCCATCAGCTTTTTCCAGCAAGGTTTAGATATTGTCCGAATGAGTTGCGATCGCCTGACAGAGGGCACAATCCTAAGCAATTTAGGCTATGCATTGACGCAAACAGGGGAATATCAACAAGCTCTCGAACATCTCAACCAAGCTTTAAGTATCGCTCATGAACTCGAAAACTCTATTCTCAAAGGTCAAGCTTTATCATTTTTAGGAAATTTATATCTTGATCAGGGCAAATATCAAGAAGCCATTGAAACTCAGAGATATGCTTTATCAATTCTAAGGAAGACTAACAACGCTTTGGGACAAGCCGCAGCTTTGGGTTGCATAGGACTTGCCCACTTGCAACAAAGTCAATATCAAGAAGGCATTAAGCATCTTGAGGAGGCGTTGCCAATCTTCAAACAAACTAGATACCGATTTGGAGAATGCCAAACTTTAAATGGTTTAGGTAATGCCTATACTCAGTTACAAGACTATCCAAGCGCCATTGATTATTTCCAGCAAGCACTGAAAATTGCGAAGGAAATTGGTAATTGTGTAGGAGAAGCAACAGCATTAAGTGGATTAGGTGATGCTTATCTACAACATGGTCAATATCAAGAAGCGATCGATGCTTTGCAGTCAATAATACCGATTTTGCCAGAAATTGGCGATCGCCAGTTGGAGCAGACCATATATATTAATTTGGGCAAAGTCTATACTGAGCTTAAACAATTTAAGGCAGCAATCCAATCCTTTGAGAAAAGCTTAAAAATCACTCGAGAACTTGGTGCTCGGATAGAAGAACTGCTTGCCTTAAGTAGCTTAAGCACTCTAAATTTTGAAGCTAAGAGATTTGAGAGCACAATAAAATATTCTAGGCAGATTTTAACTCTTTTAGACAAGAAGAGCGATACTGAATTAAACCTCGAAAATGAAGTGAAACTCAACATTTTGTCAGAGGCAAAATACAATATCGGCACAGCTCATCTATATAAGCAAAAAGGCATAAGAACTGACAATTTAGAGTTAGCCATTCGCTATCTTAAAGAAGCCTTACAAGGATATTCTAGAGACAACCTTTCCTCTGAGTGGGCAAAGGCTCATAATAATCTTTCCATTGCATATTTGGATAGAATTCGAGGTGGTAAAGCAGAAAATATAGAGAATTCAATTAAGCACTCAAAAAACACCTTAGAAGTTTATACAATAGAGGAGTACCCTGAAGAATGGGCTAGAACTCAACTTAATTTAGGTCATGCTTACTTGGCAAGAATACTTGGTGAGAAAGTAGCTAATCTTCAAGAATCAATCGGCTTCTGTCAGCGAGCTTTATCTGTTTTTACTCAGAAGGAATCTCCTGAGTATTGGGCGAAATCACAAAGTAACTTGGGAGCTGCCTATGCTACTCTTGCTAAGCAAAGTAGTCTTAAGGTGGGTTTCCTAGATTATGTGAAGCAGGGTAAACCTAAAGTCACCTCAGAAAACTTTTCCAATTTTAGTACTAGCAACTATGAAGAAGTAAAGCATAAATTTTTAGAAAAAGCAATTGAAAGCTTTACGCTTGCTTTGCAATTTCTAGATGAGACAAACTCTCCCTTTGATTGGGCACAGGTTCAGATGAATTTAGGAGCTGCTTTCTTAGATAAGTCTGAAATCATAGAATTGAAAGAGAAAGATAGATTGATAGATCTAGCCATTAACTCTTTTGACTCTGCCCTAAGGGTCTTTACTCCTATTAAGACTCCTGAGAAGTGGGCAGAAGTGAACAATCACATGGCAGTTGCATATATCAAGAGACTGAAAAGTGAAACAGGAGATAAGGCTGAGATTTTTAGTAATTCAGTTGTTCGTTTCCAAGATACGCTACAAATTTATACGCGCGAGGCTTTTCCTCAAAAATATGCAGAGGCCCAACACAATCTTGGACGAGCCTATAAGTATGCTGAGAACTACAGTGCGGCATACGATGCATTCTATGAAGTCATTGAAACCTTAGACTATCTGCGTAGTGAGATAAGTCCCAAATCAGGCATACAAGAAGACAAGCAGAAGCTGACGGAAGCATGGAACCATGTTTACCAGGAGATGGTGCAGCTCTGTTTGAAGCTTGATAAGCCTATAGAGGCAATTGAATATGTTGAACGGAGTAAAACCAAGAGTCTTGTTGAGCTTCTTACAAATAAAGAAAATTACTACGAACATGAAACATCTCTAAGTCGAATCCGTGATGTTGGAAGGATTTCCTTTGCTGATATTCAAGACCTGATTGACGATCAAACTGCGATCATCGAATGGTATATCGCAGAAAGACAAATTATTGCTTTCCTCATTACTCGCCAAGCTCCTCATCCAATTATCTGGAAATCTTCTTCCGAGAATTGGGCAACCTGGCTAGATGCTTACTTTACTTATTCACTTGCTTATCAAATAGGAAAAGAAAAGAAAAAAGTAGAAGAGGGAAAAAGAGAAGCGCAGCTCTTAGGCGAAGGAGAGAAGGAACCTGAAAGCTTCCTTTATAGTTTTTATTCAGAGTTGGTCAAGCAATATAAGAAAGAGGAACAGTGGTCACCAGAGCTTGAAAACAGGTTTGGAAATTGGAAACAAACCTTTGAGCATAAACTTAAAAATATCGCTAAGGCTCTACACATTGATGAGCTTTTAGAAAAAATTCCGCTAAGGTGTGACCAGTTAATCATGATTCCCAATCGTTGGTTGCATCTGATTCCACTCCATGCTTTACCTATTTCCAATTCTCCTGAAGAAGATGAGACAGAACTATATCTTTTAGATAAATTCTCAGGTGGAATTCGTTATGCACCAAGTTGTCAGTTGCTGAAACTGAGCCAGCATCAAGCTAGGCCTAACTTTGAAAAGTTCTTTGCATTCCATAATCCAGGCAGTGCCCTAGCTTTTTCCAACTTAGAAGTTGAAAATATCTGCTCATTTTTCTCTTCTTCTCAAGTCAGATTTCGGAAAACATCAACCAAATCTATACTTGACCTACAAGATGGCCTGCAAGATTCCCAAAAAAATCATGGCATTCATGAAGCTCACTGTGTTCACTTTGCCTGTCATGGCGAATATAATTTGGACTTTCCTTTAGAGTCAAAACTGATTTTGGCACAGGATGATAAGGCAAATGGAGATTTGACCTTAGAAGAAATCTTTGAGCTTCGCCTTGATCAATGTCGCCTAGTAACCCTTTCAGCCTGTGAAACAGGTGTTGTGATGGAGTTTTTCAGTAATAGTGATGAATACATTACTCTGGCGAGTGGTTTTTTATGTGCAGGTAGTTCTAGTGTTGTTAGTAGTCTTTGGACGGTTGATGATCTCGCAACAGCATTGTTGATGATTCGATTCTATGAAAACTTACAGACAGGTTGTGAAGTACCGTTTGCATTGAACCAAGCTCAGCAGTGGTTAAGAAACTTAACCATCAAAGATTTAAATAAATTACTGAAAAAATCACAGCAATCTTTGAGTCCAACAATCAGAATGCTTTTGAGGCAGCAGCAACGACAATGGTCTAATCAGTTTTCGGAGGATTATCGATTATTTCGTTCTCCCTATTATTGGGCAGCATTCTGTGCGATTGGTCAGTAA
- a CDS encoding ATP-binding protein, with product MSKQQDNPLPFVGRKAKINKFQENLERLNNNNHGCLIFNISGQAGIGKTELLEQFYKRTIDQRLPSAKTNFRLLNDSIISKYPREMQVVPAIMAQLAEELEKNRPNTFREFQKRYQIFCKCLQKLEASPNGVQWDQLLSKIAINTAISAAAQQFPFTELPLRGIDKDEIAKLLENWMGNILSNQYEAQLMREPLRLLSPLFLKGLNKLYRNHPIALFFDDYEQNDYGGNTFSPDQWLRDLLFKNRYGQRPKKLLIVIAGRQALNPLYWRSNRESNLLPFTLEPFTEAEVREYLSYKVKDLSYGKEALTRRILNYSDGFPLIVSILADQALNNHNSVIDPCEDAVRYILSDLDPVKDDHKRQLAVSAALSRRFDKETIEKIIDFDNKIDASKADFDWLIKRSFIVKIGLYRGYHRSVRKFMLRYLQQLNPSKYYDLHERLASHYSALILSLDLSCKEQYSHSTWWLYRLEWFYHRFCQTDQNLTDKNFEIFEVALEEFFKAFDFRVSTATHLAKTIRQAGEENQSLRLKQFGEALVELVKHYQREIKILIQKKHEYRKIILSSILIGQTFTNPVEISGHCNRTVKHIIEDLEDSQKVRSVLRIALSRNFDYVAFRVITKDNIVRDEEAEFIFRWLTQLPFVTLVPSISSCWEYNPLIRKFILRRYRKQSFKVCRYLHANLTSHYSNLVQGLDWNDINSWSNLTWQNHCLECLYHRLHSVYSTSQEFANNDFALGEFAKALKFQQSRVFEWAQTIQQVGEENMVSKLKNWGEKLVELIDYPQNLEQYRKLEKLISSSDLTNENHVSSIIKKLKEYLEPRNPDLVSDICYENNIIESLLDDLSRNSQGGGFITSNSLLNSSIGSIENPIDQRMIWRLEYLKKILSNNNPKSKLELQKILEIERKEFGKMTMGLAQDTSRGDISVFISSLMLAIAILASNEIDQH from the coding sequence ATGAGCAAGCAACAGGACAATCCCCTCCCTTTTGTTGGTCGTAAGGCTAAAATCAATAAATTCCAGGAAAATCTTGAAAGACTTAACAATAATAACCATGGCTGTCTTATTTTTAACATTAGTGGCCAAGCAGGTATAGGGAAGACAGAGTTATTGGAGCAGTTCTACAAACGGACAATAGATCAGAGATTACCCTCAGCTAAAACGAATTTTCGACTACTAAATGATTCAATAATAAGTAAATATCCAAGAGAAATGCAAGTGGTGCCAGCGATAATGGCACAGTTAGCTGAGGAACTAGAAAAAAATAGACCTAATACCTTTCGAGAGTTTCAGAAACGTTATCAGATTTTCTGCAAATGTTTACAAAAACTAGAAGCTTCTCCAAATGGAGTTCAATGGGATCAGTTGCTATCTAAAATTGCAATAAATACAGCAATAAGTGCAGCAGCTCAGCAATTTCCGTTTACTGAGTTACCACTTAGGGGAATAGATAAGGATGAAATCGCGAAATTGCTAGAGAATTGGATGGGCAATATCCTGTCTAATCAGTATGAAGCACAATTGATGAGGGAACCTTTAAGGCTTCTATCTCCTTTATTCTTAAAGGGTTTGAATAAACTTTACCGAAATCATCCTATCGCATTATTCTTCGACGACTACGAACAAAATGACTACGGTGGGAATACTTTCTCTCCAGATCAGTGGTTGCGAGATTTACTCTTCAAAAATCGCTATGGCCAAAGGCCAAAGAAATTGCTGATAGTAATAGCTGGACGCCAAGCTCTAAATCCTCTTTATTGGAGAAGTAATCGCGAGTCCAATCTATTACCTTTTACTCTTGAGCCATTTACAGAAGCGGAAGTACGAGAATATCTAAGTTACAAGGTAAAGGATTTAAGCTATGGAAAGGAAGCTCTTACCAGAAGAATACTGAATTATTCAGACGGTTTCCCTTTAATAGTTAGTATCTTAGCAGACCAAGCGCTCAATAATCATAATTCTGTTATTGATCCTTGTGAAGATGCAGTTCGCTATATTTTAAGTGATTTAGATCCTGTAAAAGATGACCACAAGAGACAACTTGCCGTAAGTGCTGCATTATCTCGACGTTTTGATAAAGAAACCATTGAAAAAATCATTGATTTTGACAATAAAATTGATGCATCTAAAGCTGATTTTGATTGGTTAATAAAGCGTTCTTTTATAGTCAAGATAGGATTATATCGGGGCTATCATCGGTCTGTGCGAAAGTTCATGCTGCGATATTTACAGCAGTTAAACCCGTCAAAATACTATGATTTGCATGAAAGGCTTGCTTCCCACTATAGTGCATTGATTTTAAGCCTTGATTTGAGTTGTAAAGAACAATACTCACATTCAACTTGGTGGCTTTATCGTTTAGAGTGGTTTTATCATAGATTTTGTCAAACTGACCAAAACCTTACGGACAAAAATTTTGAGATTTTCGAAGTTGCTTTAGAAGAGTTCTTTAAGGCATTTGATTTTCGGGTTTCAACAGCCACTCATTTAGCCAAAACCATCCGACAGGCAGGAGAAGAAAATCAAAGTTTAAGACTTAAACAGTTCGGAGAAGCATTAGTCGAACTTGTCAAACACTATCAAAGAGAGATTAAAATATTAATTCAAAAAAAGCATGAATATCGAAAAATCATACTATCTAGTATTTTGATCGGTCAGACATTCACTAATCCAGTCGAAATATCTGGTCACTGCAATAGAACAGTTAAGCATATTATAGAGGATTTAGAAGATTCTCAAAAAGTAAGATCAGTTCTAAGGATCGCTTTATCTAGAAACTTTGATTATGTCGCCTTTAGAGTGATTACTAAAGATAACATAGTTAGAGATGAAGAGGCTGAGTTTATTTTTAGATGGTTAACACAACTTCCTTTTGTAACTCTGGTACCATCGATTTCATCATGCTGGGAATATAATCCGCTGATAAGAAAATTCATCCTTCGACGATATCGAAAGCAATCCTTTAAAGTTTGCCGTTATTTGCATGCTAATCTTACCTCCCATTATAGTAATTTGGTTCAAGGTTTAGATTGGAATGATATAAATTCTTGGTCTAATTTGACTTGGCAAAACCATTGTTTAGAATGCCTCTATCATAGATTACACAGCGTGTACAGTACTTCTCAAGAGTTTGCAAATAATGATTTCGCCTTAGGAGAGTTCGCGAAAGCTTTGAAATTCCAACAATCGAGGGTATTTGAATGGGCTCAGACAATCCAGCAAGTAGGAGAAGAAAACATGGTTTCCAAGCTTAAAAACTGGGGAGAAAAGCTTGTTGAACTGATAGATTATCCCCAGAACTTAGAGCAGTATCGCAAGTTAGAAAAACTGATTTCCTCTAGTGATTTAACTAATGAAAATCATGTAAGCAGCATCATTAAAAAACTGAAAGAATACTTGGAACCGAGAAATCCGGACTTGGTTAGTGATATATGCTATGAAAATAATATTATAGAAAGCCTTCTTGATGACCTGAGTAGAAATAGTCAAGGAGGAGGCTTTATTACTTCTAACTCTCTCTTAAATTCATCTATAGGTAGTATAGAAAATCCCATCGATCAGCGTATGATATGGAGATTAGAGTATCTCAAGAAAATACTCTCAAATAACAACCCTAAATCAAAATTGGAATTACAAAAAATTCTAGAAATAGAGCGAAAGGAATTTGGAAAAATGACGATGGGTTTGGCACAAGATACTTCAAGGGGAGATATTTCTGTATTCATTAGCTCACTTATGCTTGCCATTGCCATATTGGCTTCTAATGAAATTGATCAGCATTAA
- a CDS encoding host attachment protein, with the protein MGHYLVAVIDGTTARFLTLNPTEVTEYEAGPHLVERDSLHNAEQEMPGQELWANTKAGRNRGGSGQAHSYDDHRKQHRMAFEYRFAQSVASRITQLSQTHPVRQLILVAEPQILGILRNVLPSNLPQQLTVQEVAKDLCRMSSKELHTYLADRSLLPAFKRAGL; encoded by the coding sequence ATGGGTCACTATCTGGTAGCGGTTATTGACGGCACAACAGCCCGCTTCTTAACACTCAACCCCACAGAGGTCACTGAATACGAAGCCGGACCGCATCTCGTGGAGCGTGACAGCTTACACAATGCTGAACAGGAAATGCCGGGCCAGGAATTGTGGGCCAATACGAAAGCGGGACGTAATCGCGGCGGTTCGGGTCAGGCTCACAGCTATGACGACCATCGCAAACAGCATAGGATGGCGTTTGAATATCGTTTCGCCCAGTCTGTCGCCAGCCGCATTACTCAGCTCAGTCAGACGCACCCAGTCAGGCAGCTCATTTTGGTTGCAGAACCGCAAATTCTAGGCATTCTGCGCAACGTGCTGCCATCCAACCTGCCGCAACAGCTCACCGTGCAGGAAGTCGCCAAAGATCTATGCCGCATGAGCTCCAAAGAGCTGCACACCTATTTGGCCGATCGCTCGCTGCTGCCAGCGTTTAAGCGGGCTGGTTTATAA
- a CDS encoding YbhB/YbcL family Raf kinase inhibitor-like protein, whose protein sequence is MTLVLRSPAFAAGGEIPVEYTCEGRDMSPPLTWQGIPAGTRSLVLIVADPDAPDPTAPQMTWVHWLLYNLPPETEGLSAGITSQNLPAGTREGINDFKRTRYGGPCPPIGRHRYFHKLYALDTMLADLGTPTKSQLEAAMPGHILAQAELMGTYEKTR, encoded by the coding sequence ATGACTCTTGTCCTGAGGTCACCGGCGTTTGCTGCCGGTGGGGAGATCCCCGTTGAATACACCTGCGAAGGGCGCGACATGTCGCCGCCGTTGACTTGGCAGGGCATCCCAGCAGGGACCCGCAGTTTAGTCCTGATCGTCGCCGATCCCGATGCTCCTGATCCGACTGCTCCCCAAATGACGTGGGTCCATTGGCTACTGTACAATTTGCCTCCCGAAACGGAGGGACTATCGGCAGGAATCACATCCCAAAACTTGCCAGCCGGCACCCGAGAAGGCATCAACGACTTCAAGCGCACTCGCTATGGTGGCCCGTGCCCTCCCATCGGACGTCATCGTTACTTCCACAAGCTCTATGCTCTAGATACAATGCTGGCAGACTTGGGTACGCCGACAAAATCCCAACTAGAGGCGGCAATGCCAGGACACATCTTGGCCCAGGCTGAACTCATGGGCACCTATGAGAAGACACGCTGA